ATAATCTGCCCCACCTCTTTCACACTTTGAGTAATCAAAACCATCTCTTCGGGAGAGCGGGTTCCTTCATCGTTCCATTCGGGGATTTTTCCGTTGTACTCATATTTATCTATAACGCTCAGGGAATGTCTGGCTGCGGCATCGGCATATACAACCGCTTCAATCAGTGAATTTGATGCCAGTCGGTTACCTCCGTGCAGACCAGTGCAAGAGCATTCGCCCACGGCATAAAGTCTGCTGATTGATGAACAGGCATTCAAATCTACCTTGATGCCTCCGCACAAGTAGTGCGCTGCCGGTGCAACCGGAATATAATCTTTGGTGATGTCAATGCCCAGACTGAGACATTTTTCGTAGATGTTGGGAAAGTGTTTCTTGGTCTCTTCCGCATTTTTATGGGTTACGTCCAGGTAAACATGTTCGTCTCCCCGGTTCTTCATCTCATTATCGATGGCTCTTGCAACGATGTCTCGCGGAGCCAGCGAAAGACGTGAGTCGTATTTCTGCATAAACTCTTTTCCGTCCATCGTGCGGAGCACTGCCCCGTAACCGCGCATCGCTTCCGTGATAAGGAAAGAGGGGCGGTCTCCCGGATGATAGAGGGCGGTTGGGTGGAACTGAATAAATTCCATGTCCTTTACTGTTCCCTTGGCTCTGTATACCATGGCAATTCCGTCTCCGGTTGCAACCAGCGGGTTAGTGGTAGTTTGATAAACGGCTCCCACGCCTCCGGTTGCCATCAAGGTTACTTTGGCAAGATAGGTATCCACCAGACCTGTCTTCTGGTCTAATATATAAGCACCATAGCATTCAATGTCCGGAGTCTGCCGGGTAACCGTCACTCCCAAATGATGCTGGGTAAGAATTTCAATGGCAAAATGGTTTTCCAGAACGGTGATGTTGGGATGTTGCTTTACCGCTCTGATCAGGCTGTCCTGAATCTCGGCACCGGTATTGTCTTTGTGATGCAGAATGCGGAATTCGGAGTGCCCTCCCTCTCGGTGCAGGTCGAAATCTCCTTTTTCGTTTTTATCGAATTCAACCCCCCAGTTAATCAGTTCCTGGATTTGTGCCGGAGCTTCACGAACCACTTTTTCAACGGCTCCTCGGTCACTGATCCAATCGCCGGCAATCATGGTGTCTTCAATATGTTTTTCGAAATTATCGACTAGTGTGTTGGTCACGGAGGCTACTCCTCCTTGTGCGAAATAGGTGTTAGCTTCTTCTAATTCGGTTTTACAAACAAGAGCTACTTTTCCTTTGTGTGCCACTTTCAGGGCAAAACTCATACCGGCAATACCCGAGCCGATTACTAAGAAATCGAACTTCTTAATCATAGTCTGCAATATTTTGAGGATACAAAGCTACAAAATTACTTTTTTAAATAACCTTTTCGCGCTTATTTTAATTATAAATTTAGTAAATTGCAGGCCTGTACAGATACAAAAATAATGCAATTTATGGCGCTTTGACTGTACTGTTGAACCAGAATAGGTTATGATTGAAAACAAATTGATAAATCCGGAATAAAACCAATAAACCACTACTATGAAATACAATTTAATTATTATCGGAGGAGGGCCTGCAGGATATACTGCTGCCGAAGCTGCCGGGAAAGCCGGACTGAGCGTGCTCCTGTTTGAAAAACAAA
The Bacteroides sedimenti genome window above contains:
- the nadB gene encoding L-aspartate oxidase, which encodes MIKKFDFLVIGSGIAGMSFALKVAHKGKVALVCKTELEEANTYFAQGGVASVTNTLVDNFEKHIEDTMIAGDWISDRGAVEKVVREAPAQIQELINWGVEFDKNEKGDFDLHREGGHSEFRILHHKDNTGAEIQDSLIRAVKQHPNITVLENHFAIEILTQHHLGVTVTRQTPDIECYGAYILDQKTGLVDTYLAKVTLMATGGVGAVYQTTTNPLVATGDGIAMVYRAKGTVKDMEFIQFHPTALYHPGDRPSFLITEAMRGYGAVLRTMDGKEFMQKYDSRLSLAPRDIVARAIDNEMKNRGDEHVYLDVTHKNAEETKKHFPNIYEKCLSLGIDITKDYIPVAPAAHYLCGGIKVDLNACSSISRLYAVGECSCTGLHGGNRLASNSLIEAVVYADAAARHSLSVIDKYEYNGKIPEWNDEGTRSPEEMVLITQSVKEVGQIMSTYVGIVRSDLRLKRAWDRLDIIYEETESLFKRSKVSKEICELRNMVNTGYLIMRQAMERKESRGLHYTIDYPHVKE